A region of the Geomonas subterranea genome:
AAGCTGAACACGACCCAGGACTCGCAGAATATCCAGAGCTACGCCACCTCGATGCAGATGGCGCTCAACTCGTACCTGAACTTCCTCACCGCCCAGCAGGGGAGGGGATTCAACGACGTGATACCTGATTCCGCCTATTTCGGGGCCTTCGAAGCGAGCGACAAGGTTTCCTACGCCTACCGCAAGGTGAGCGAGTTCAGTACCGACAATGGCGCCTACAACCTGTGGTTCACGCACCGCCTGCTCTCGGCCGAGCTGTTCCCGCTCTCGTTGCGCGAGGTGCGTCAGACCTCCGCCACCCTCAAGAAGGACGGGCGCTACAACCTGTACCTCGACTACTACCTGCCGCTGGCGAGCCGGATCAAGCAGTCCCCCGCCATCAAGAAGTGGGTGGGCGCGCAGCGTCCGGAGACGGCGACGGCGAGCCTTGCCTACATCACCGCGGTGGACAAGCTCTTCGCCGGCACCGCGACCGCTGATGCCCCCTCGGACACCCAGTTGATCGCCTCGTTCCAGAGCATGCGCGAGGAGATGCAGAGAAACCCGGACCACCCGACCCACAACCTTTTGAAGCTCTTCTACCTCGAAGAGATCCAGAAGAGTTCCAACTTCACCAAGCTGGTCAAGGAGCCCAACCGGCTGGACCGGCCGTTCTGAGTTCGCGACAGCCCCCCTTCCCTTGACGGGAGGGGGATGGGGGCGGGTGAAGCCGCAAGCAACTGAAATGATCCCGCACGTGAGGGGAGCGACAGCCGCCCGCGTTTGAACCAGCGTTCCCCCCTTTGCGAAGGGGGGACAGGGGGGATTTGCCTTGGCCCCTCAGTCATAAAAAAAGCCCTCCGGGTTACGGAGGGCTTTTTTCGTAGGATGAGAGGAAGCCGTACTGGCAGACAAATTTTATTGCCATGACAGCAGATGTGTGACAGTGACTGAAGAAATATGAGATGGGTGTAATCCGGATTACTATGTCTATCTAGTACCAAGGTACAATAGACATGATTGTGCCTCAGAGATATCTTTACCATAACCAAATTTAGGCAGCTCCCTTCACGTCTCACTATCAAATAAACGGAGAATGGTCATGGCACAGAACAATCAAGCAGCAGCGGCGGGCGCCGGGAACCAGGTAGTCGGCAAGGTTGTGATTCTGTATGGAACGGTGAAAGCGGTGTCCCCGGATGGCGCCGTCCGTCTGCTCATGCCGAACAGCCCGATCTACGCGAACGATCACATCGTCACCGAGAGCGACGGCAGCGTGTCGATCGTCTTTGACGGAGCCCAGGGGAACCAGTTGGATCTGGGCCGGATGATGAACGTCGCCATCGACCATGACGTTTACGGCACCGTCATGTCGGGGGATACAACCGATACCGTAGCGGAGGTGGAGCAGATTCAGCAGGCTCTCGCCACCGGTGATCAGCCCATCGAACTGGAAGCCCCGGCAGCGGGCGGTCCCGCCGATGCGGGCGGCACCCATCCGGTCTTCATCGTCACCCCGACCGGCGAGGAAGTGCTGCCGACGGGTGGGGTAACCACCACAGGTGTGACCTTCGGGACGACAGGTGCAATCGAGGGGGCTGTTACAGTAGCTACTACCTCACCAGTTCCCCCCGCAGGGCCTGGCGTAGGTTCAGATCACGGTTCTGTCACGGAAGATAGCTCAAATCCGACTCTTTCTACGACAGGAACACTAACGGTTGCAGATACCTTTGGCAACCAATACAGCATCAACACAGCTGTTGCACCTGTTGCAAGTGAGGGTGCACTTGGGAGCATCTCGATTGATAGTGCGGGGCACTGGACTTACAGTGTGAACAATGCCGCCGTTCAGTACCTTGGCGCTGGCGAGCCCAAAATAGAGACCTTCACCGTACAAGCCGCCGACGGCACCAGCCATGAAATAGTGATCACGATAACTGGAACCAACGACGTGCCTGTGATCGACGCGGAGCACTCGATCGCGACGGGGAGTGTGTCCGAAGGTGACCCCGCACACGGCACAGGAATGGCGGCAAGTGGCGTGGTCAGCTTTACTGACGTAGACCAGGGCGATCTGCACACGCTGACGGTCACGACAGGCCCGGCTCATGGCGTAGCTACCGTCGATGCCGACGGGACGTGGCACTACACGGTTACCGACAGCGGGGTCGTGGATGCGCTTCCGGAGGGTCAGGTCCTCACTGACTCCTTCATGGTGCAGGTCGCTGACAACCATGGCGGTACGGCGACGCAGCTGGTGACGCTGCAGATCACCGGTACCAACGACGCTCCTGTGATCGACGTAGTGAAGACGGTTGCCACCGGCTCGGTCTCCGAGGGTGATGATGGTTCTCTGAGGACGACGAGCGGTGTGGTCAGCTTCACTGACGTTGACCAGGGCGATCTGCACACGCTGACGGTGACGACAGGCCCGGCTCATGGCGTAGCTACCGTCGATGCCGACGGGACGTGGCACTACACGGTTACCGACAGCGGGGTCGTGGATGCGCTTCCGGAGGGTCAGGTCCTCACTGACTCCTTCATGGTGCAGGTCGCTGACAACCATGGCGGTACGGCGACGCAGCTGGTGACGCTGCAGATCACCGGTACCAACGACGCTCCTGTGATCGACGTAGTGAAGACGGTTGCCACCGGCTCGGTCTCCGAGGGTGATGATGGTTCTCTGAGGACGACGAGCGGTGTGGTCAGCTTCACTGACGTTGACCAGGGCGATCTGCACACGCTGACGGTGACGACAGGCCCGGCTCATGGCGTAGCTACCGTCGATGCCGACGGGACGTGGCACTACACGGTTACCGACAGCGGGGTCGTGGATGCGCTTCCGGAGGGTCAGGTCCTCACTGACTCCTTCATGGTGCAGGTCGCTGACAACCATGGCGGTACGGCGACGCAGCTGGTGACGCTGCAGATCACCGGTACCAACGACGCTCCTGTGATCGACGTAGTGAAGACGGTTGCCACCGGCTCGGTCTCCGAGGGTGATGATGGTTCTCTGAGGACGACGAGCGGTGTGGTCAGCTTCACTGACGTTGACCAGGGCGATCTGCACACGCTGACGGTGACGACAGGCCCGGCTCATGGCGTAGCTACCGTCGATGCCGACGGGACGTGGCACTACACGGTTACCGACAGCGGGGTCGTGGATGCGCTTCCGGAGGGTCAGGTCCTCACTGACTCCTTCATGGTGCAGGTCGCTGACAACCATGGCGGTACGGCGACGCAGCTGGTGACGCTGCAGATCACCGGTACCAACGACGCTCCTGTGATCGACGTAGTGAAGACGGTTGCCACCGGCTCGGTCTCCGAGGGTGATGATGGTTCCCTGAGGACGACGAGCGGTGTGGTCAGCTTCACTGACGTTGACCAGGGCGATCTGCACACGCTGACGGTGACGACAGGCCCGGCTCATGGCGTAGCTACCGTCGATGCCGACGGGACGTGGCACTACACGGTTACCGACAGCGGGGTCGTGGATGCGCTTCCGGAGGGTCAGGTCCTCACTGACTCCTTCATGGTGCAGGTCGCTGACAACCATGGCGGTACGGCGACGCAGCTGGTGACGCTGCAGATCACCGGTACCAACGACGCTCCTGTGATCGACGTAGTGAAGACGGTTGCCACCGGCTCGGTCTCCGAGGGTGATGATGGTTCCCTGAGGACGACGAGCGGTGTGGTCAGCTTCACTGACGTTGACCAGGGCGATCTGCACACGCTGACGGTGACGACAGGCCCGGCTCATGGCGTAGCTACCGTCGATGCCGACGGGACGTGGCACTACACGGTTACCGACAGCGGGGTCGTGGATGCGCTTCCGGAGGGTCAGGTCCTCACTGACTCCTTCATGGTGCAGGTCGCTGACAACCATGGCGGTACGGCGACGCAGCTGGTGACGCTGCAGATCACCGGTACCAACGACGCTCCTGTGATCGACGTAGTGAAGACGGTTGCCACCGGCTCGGTCTCCGAGGGTGATGATGGTTCCCTGAGGACGACGAGCGGTGTGGTCAGCTTCACTGACGTTGACCAGGGCGATCTGCACACGCTGACGGTGACGACAGGCCCGGCTCATGGCGTAGCTACCGTCGATGCCGACGGGACGTGGCACTACACGGTTACCGACAGCGGGGTCGTGGATGCGCTTCCGGAGGGTCAGGTCCTCACTGACTCCTTCATGGTGCAGGTCGCTGACAACCATGGCGGTACGGCGACGCAGCTGGTGACGCTGCAGATCACCGGTACCAACGACGCTCCTGTGATCGACGTAGTGAAGACGGTTGCCACCGGCTCGGTCTCCGAGGGTGATGATGGTTCCCTGAGGACGACGAGCGGTGTGGTCAGCTTCACTGACGTTGACCAGGGCGATCTGCACACGCTGACGGTGACGACAGGCCCGGCTCATGGCGTAGCTACCGTCGATGCCGACGGGACGTGGCACTACACGGTTACCGACAGCGGGGTCGTGGATGCGCTTCCGGAGGGTCAGGTCCTCACTGACTCCTTCATGGTGCAGGTCGCTGACAACCATGGCGGTACGGCGACGCAGCTGGTGACGCTGCAGATCACCGGTACCAACGACGCTCCTGTGATCGACGTAGTGAAGACGGTTGCCACCGGCTCGGTCTCCGAGGGTGATGATGGTTCTCTGAGGACGACGAGCGGTGTGGTCAGCTTCACTGACGTTGACCAGGGCGATCTGCACACGCTGACGGTGACGACAGGCCCGGCTCATGGCGTAGCTACCGTCGATGCCGACGGGACGTGGCACTACACGGTTACCGACAGCGGGGTCGTGGATGCGCTTCCGGAGGGTCAGGTCCTCACTGACTCCTTCATGGTGCAGGTCGCTGACAACCATGGCGGTACGGCGACGCAGCTGGTGACGCTGCAGATCACCGGTACCAACGACGCTCCTGTGATCGACGTAGTGAAGACGGTTGCCACCGGCTCGGTCTCCGAGGGTGATGATGGTTCTCTGAGGACGACGAGCGGTGTGGTCAGCTTCACTGACGTTGACCAGGGCGATCTGCACACGCTGACGGTGACGACAGGCCCGGCTCATGGCGTAGCTACCGTCGATGCCGACGGGACGTGGCACTACACGGTTACCGACAGCGGGGTCGTGGATGCGCTTCCGGAGGGTCAGGTCCTCACTGACTCCTTCATGGTGCAGGTCGCTGACAACCATGGCGGTACGGCGACGCAGCTGGTGACGCTGCAGATCACCGGTACCAACGACGCTCCTGTGATCGACGTAGTGAAGACGGTTGCCACCGGCTCGGTCTCCGAGGGTGATGATGGTTCTCTGAGGACGACGAGCGGTGTGGTCAGCTTCACTGACGTTGACCAGGGCGATCTGCACACGCTGACGGTGACGACAGGCCCGGCTCATGGCGTAGCTACCGTCGATGCCGACGGGACGTGGCACTACACGGTTACCGACAGCGGGGTCGTGGATGCGCTTCCGGAGGGTCAGGTCCTCACTGACTCCTTCATGGTGCAGGTCGCTGACAACCATGGCGGTACGGCGACGCAGCTGGTGACGCTGCAGATCACCGGTACCAACGACGCTCCTGTGATCGACGTAGTGAAGACGGTTGCCACCGGCTCGGTCTCCGAGGGTGATGATGGTTCCCTGAGGACGACGAGCGGTGTGGTCAGCTTCACTGACGTTGACCAGGGCGATCTGCACACGCTGACGGTGACGACAGGCCCGGCTCATGGCGTAGCTACCGTCGATGCCGACGGGACGTGGCACTACACGGTTACCGACAGCGGGGTCGTGGATGCGCTTCCGGAGGGTCAGGTCCTCACTGACTCCTTCATGGTGCAGGTCGCTGACAACCATGGCGGTACGGCGACGCAGCTGGTGACGCTGCAGATCACCGGTACCAACGACGCTCCTGTGATCGACGTAGTGAAGACGGTTGCCACCGGCTCGGTCTCCGAGGGTGATGATGGTTCTCTGAGGACGACGAGCGGTGTGGTCAGCTTCACTGACGTTGACCAGGGCGATCTGCACACGCTGACGGTGACGACAGGCCCGGCTCATGGCGTAGCTACCGTCGATGCCGACGGGACGTGGCACTACACGGTTACCGACAGCGGGGTCGTGGATGCGCTTCCGGAGGGTCAGGTCCTCACTGACTCCTTCATGGTGCAGGTCGCTGACAACCATGGCGGTACGGCGACGCAGCTGGTGACGCTGCAGATCACCGGTACCAACGACGCTCCTGTGATCGACGTAGTGAAGACGGTTGCCACCGGCTCGGTCTCCGAGGGTGATGATGGTTCTCTGAGGACGACGAGCGGTGTGGTCAGCTTCACTGACGTTGACCAGGGCGATCTGCACACGCTGACGGTGACGACAGGCCCGGCTCATGGCGTAGCTACCGTCGATGCCGACGGGACGTGGCACTACACGGTTACCGACAGCGGGGTCGTGGATGCGCTTCCGGAGGGTCAGGTCCTCACTGACTCCTTCATGGTGCAGGTCGCTGACAACCATGGCGGTACGGCGACGCAGCTGGTGACGCTGCAGATCACCGGTACCAA
Encoded here:
- a CDS encoding VCBS domain-containing protein; this encodes MAQNNQAAAAGAGNQVVGKVVILYGTVKAVSPDGAVRLLMPNSPIYANDHIVTESDGSVSIVFDGAQGNQLDLGRMMNVAIDHDVYGTVMSGDTTDTVAEVEQIQQALATGDQPIELEAPAAGGPADAGGTHPVFIVTPTGEEVLPTGGVTTTGVTFGTTGAIEGAVTVATTSPVPPAGPGVGSDHGSVTEDSSNPTLSTTGTLTVADTFGNQYSINTAVAPVASEGALGSISIDSAGHWTYSVNNAAVQYLGAGEPKIETFTVQAADGTSHEIVITITGTNDVPVIDAEHSIATGSVSEGDPAHGTGMAASGVVSFTDVDQGDLHTLTVTTGPAHGVATVDADGTWHYTVTDSGVVDALPEGQVLTDSFMVQVADNHGGTATQLVTLQITGTNDAPVIDVVKTVATGSVSEGDDGSLRTTSGVVSFTDVDQGDLHTLTVTTGPAHGVATVDADGTWHYTVTDSGVVDALPEGQVLTDSFMVQVADNHGGTATQLVTLQITGTNDAPVIDVVKTVATGSVSEGDDGSLRTTSGVVSFTDVDQGDLHTLTVTTGPAHGVATVDADGTWHYTVTDSGVVDALPEGQVLTDSFMVQVADNHGGTATQLVTLQITGTNDAPVIDVVKTVATGSVSEGDDGSLRTTSGVVSFTDVDQGDLHTLTVTTGPAHGVATVDADGTWHYTVTDSGVVDALPEGQVLTDSFMVQVADNHGGTATQLVTLQITGTNDAPVIDVVKTVATGSVSEGDDGSLRTTSGVVSFTDVDQGDLHTLTVTTGPAHGVATVDADGTWHYTVTDSGVVDALPEGQVLTDSFMVQVADNHGGTATQLVTLQITGTNDAPVIDVVKTVATGSVSEGDDGSLRTTSGVVSFTDVDQGDLHTLTVTTGPAHGVATVDADGTWHYTVTDSGVVDALPEGQVLTDSFMVQVADNHGGTATQLVTLQITGTNDAPVIDVVKTVATGSVSEGDDGSLRTTSGVVSFTDVDQGDLHTLTVTTGPAHGVATVDADGTWHYTVTDSGVVDALPEGQVLTDSFMVQVADNHGGTATQLVTLQITGTNDAPVIDVVKTVATGSVSEGDDGSLRTTSGVVSFTDVDQGDLHTLTVTTGPAHGVATVDADGTWHYTVTDSGVVDALPEGQVLTDSFMVQVADNHGGTATQLVTLQITGTNDAPVIDVVKTVATGSVSEGDDGSLRTTSGVVSFTDVDQGDLHTLTVTTGPAHGVATVDADGTWHYTVTDSGVVDALPEGQVLTDSFMVQVADNHGGTATQLVTLQITGTNDAPVIDVVKTVATGSVSEGDDGSLRTTSGVVSFTDVDQGDLHTLTVTTGPAHGVATVDADGTWHYTVTDSGVVDALPEGQVLTDSFMVQVADNHGGTATQLVTLQITGTNDAPVIDVVKTVATGSVSEGDDGSLRTTSGVVSFTDVDQGDLHTLTVTTGPAHGVATVDADGTWHYTVTDSGVVDALPEGQVLTDSFMVQVADNHGGTATQLVTLQITGTNDAPVIDVVKTVATGSVSEGDDGSLRTTSGVVSFTDVDQGDLHTLTVTTGPAHGVATVDADGTWHYTVTDSGVVDALPEGQVLTDSFMVQVADNHGGTATQLVTLQITGTNDAPVIDVVKTVATGSVSEGDDGSLRTTSGVVSFTDVDQGDLHTLTVTTGPAHGVATVDADGTWHYTVTDSGVVDALPEGQVLTDSFMVQVADNHGGTATQLVTLQITGTNDAPVIDVVKTVATGSVSEGDDGSLRTTSGVVSFTDVDQGDLHTLTVTTGPAHGVATVDADGTWHYTVTDSGVVDALPEGQVLTDSFMVQVADNHGGTATQLVTLQITGTNDAPVIDVVKTVATGSVSEGDDGSLRTTSGVVSFTDVDQGDLHTLTVTTGPAHGVATVDADGTWHYTVTDSGVVDALPEGQVLTDSFMVQVADNHGGTATQLVTLQITGTNDAPVIDVVKTVATGSVSEGDDGSLRTTSGVVSFTDVDQGDLHTLTVTTGPAHGVATVDADGTWHYTVTDSGVVDALPEGQVLTDSFMVQVADNHGGTATQLVTLQITGTNDAPVIDVVKTVATGSVSEGDDGSLRTTSGVVSFTDVDQGDLHTLTVTTGPAHGVATVDADGTWHYTVTDSGVVDALPEGQVLTDSFMVQVADNHGGTATQLVTLQITGTNDAPVIDVVKTVATGSVSEGDDGSLRTTSGVVSFTDVDQGDLHTLTVTTGPAHGVATVDADGTWHYTVTDSGVVDALPEGQVLTDSFMVQVADNHGGTATQMVTLEIIGTNDKPEIGGVFTGTVTEDNGAAGVLPINLTASGDLTIHDVDQGQSSFIPQGSFVGTYGTFTLDANGHWTYTADNTQAAIQQLGLSGQLTDSFTAVSYDGTANQVVTVTINGTPEFPTVDSHSVYMPDASAEMTGDYANGYALQISAPTDAASITVGNVPTVGTVGYMDGGTFHTVHGGDVITSSQLQSLLYKPDGVATFDPATGFGVTGADNVNFTYTVNNGFGSSDGTIDLHTMLGTGGYIAEVQVGSASHPLTSGSNQAVQFAVDPVLASATDYSQSAIQLTTDFRDMNTKTLTSQVETQVNVKLIIDGHTFTVVSATDPAVNWEKIAGSGGSTDYNVDHGAYWTSVNTHAPADANTIEKHSISFNDISDGTSTLADYLTAHPQTPGSLWTVVYDDIKSGNEQARFIHLSIVQDVGAQNAVTINGSSGNDVMYGTTSDGDIINGGAGNDTIVGREGNDVLSGGTGHNTFTGGAGADTFKVSGNDTIKDFTANEDKIVIDQPHTDVLFEHTAGSTTASLTVTNNGTQVGTVTFENVTDATALLNSLIHDDPKIH